One region of Oryza sativa Japonica Group chromosome 10, ASM3414082v1 genomic DNA includes:
- the LOC4349057 gene encoding uncharacterized protein, which yields MFKSARWRGGGGGGGKAKAVFKLQFHATQVPEVGWEAMMVVVTPRDAGRPTARTESAQVADGACQWPAPVYEATKLPSSGKDKIYQFLVYDTGSTKAALLGEATLNLSEYADAFKPWIVTLPLSGSPGAQLHVTIQRVVGGGGGGGGGCGDDASENGGDVSPVVARTPPRKTLQSQLSRCEDEEAEKARAAAAAADAMSPMQDGLVINKPPGMRFSARRNMRGPVDHLHNSNSFDAISVSGSDGSSGRFTPKNNASMHSTFLQEGTNTLSPLRNTLTSSGDWSGSSAPDASTDGSTSNSGEAGLREAEDDVEKLRSEIATLTRKLDVSDMELQTLRKQIVKESRRGQDLSKEVGSLRDERDALRRECEALRGMKKTIHDANGSGKRLSSGEDPWSQIEELKQELGHEKNLNGDLHLQLQKMQESNSELLLAVKDLDEMLEQKNKEISLLHEETLEDPQEAEYELALSNVHNAGHKIDISETSSVQEKEDELMLDALAKTTDGIATSELQNKIVELSNEIELYKKDREDLEMQMEQLALDYEILKQENHDISSRLEQTQLREQLRMQYECSAHLSIISDLEANVESLENELQEQSKRLEADIQEVMRAKVEQEQRAIKAEESLRKARWNNATTAERLQEEFKMLSSQVSSAFSANEQLLMQARKEAAELQLQKGQLEELLQKAQEDLGSIQEQHRVKVQQLLTLVDFKSKETDRLVMELKSKSDEFQNQKRCNEAKLSVLSEEIDQLKAKIENLSNERDNLFEENEQKDKELAANCQKDMFLQDRDAEIALLNKELASIKDQVQTYLEEINTLKSSKNEKEEMIEKLQSEIRSLKFEYDNLKILMSTNDSEKHNLASQVLKLRRALESREDVKQNGVKSDEDNHHATSKRIKHDDGTTGSCNVLPSTNRHNANGDCNGHDRRDAAHDQSVKELEILKERNTALEEELKELHGRYSEISLKFAEVEGERQQLVMTVRALKNSLR from the exons ATGTTCAAGTcggcgcggtggcgcggcggcggcgggggcggggggaaGGCGAAGGCGGTGTTCAAGCTGCAGTTCCACGCCACGCAG GTGCCGGAGGTGGGATGGGAGGcgatgatggtggtggtgacgCCGCGGGACGCGGGCcggccgacggcgaggacggaGAGCGCGCAGGTCGCCGACGGCGCGTGCCAGTGGCCCGCCCCGGTCTACGAGGCCACCAAGCTCCCTTCCTCCGGCAAGGACAAGATCTACCAGTTCCTCGTCTACGACACG GGCTCGACCAAGGCGGCGCTGCTCGGGGAGGCGACGCTGAACCTGTCCGAGTACGCCGACGCGTTCAAGCCGTGGATCGTCACGCTGCCGCTCAGCGGCAGCCCCGGCGCGCAGCTGCAC GTGACCATCCAGCGggtggtgggtggtggtggcggcggcggcggtgggtgcgGTGACGACGCCAG TGAGAACGGCGGCGACGTGTCGCCGGTGGTGGCGAGGACGCCGCCGAGGAAGACGCTGCAGAGCCAGCTGAGCCGGtgcgaggacgaggaggcggagaaggcgagggcggcggcggcggcggcggatgcgaTGAGCCCTATGCAA GACGGATTGGTGATAAACAAACCTCCTGGGATGAGGTTTTCAGCGAGAAGAAACATGCGTGGGCCTGTCGATCACCTTCACAATTCCAACAGCTTTGATGCCATTTCGGTGTCGGGTTCAGATGGGAGCTCAGGGAGATTTACCCCCAAAAACAATGCAAGTATGCACAGCACATTTCTTCAGGAGGGCACCAATACCCTCTCACCCCTGAGGAACACATTGACCAGCTCCGGTGACTGGTCGGGAAGCTCAGCTCCTGATGCTAGCACCGACGGGTCAACCAGCAACTCCGGTGAGGCGGGGTTGAGGGAGGCAGAGGATGATGTGGAGAAGCTAAGAAGTGAGATAGCCACTTTGACGCGGAAATTGGATGTCTCCGATATGGAGTTGCAAACACTGAGAAAGCAAATTGTGAAGGAGAGTCGACGAGGGCAAGATCTTTCCAAGGAAGTGGGTAGCTTGAGGGATGAGAGGGATGCTCTCAGAAGAGAATGTGAAGCACTCAGAGGGATGAAAAAGACTATCCATGATGCAAACGGATCTGGTAAAAGACTATCAAGCGGGGAAGACCCGTGGTCGCAGATTGAAGAGCTAAAGCAAGAACTGGGCCATGAGAAGAATCTAAATGGAGATCTGCATTTACAATTGCAGAAAATGCAGGAATCCAACTCTGAGCTACTTCTGGCTGTGAAGGATCTTGATGAGATGCTGGAGCAGAAGAACAAGGAGATATCACTTTTGCATGAAGAAACACTGGAGGATCCCCAGGAGGCTGAATATGAGCTAGCATTGTCAAATGTGCATAATGCTGGACACAAAATAGACATATCTGAAACAAGTTCAGTTCAAGAGAAAGAAGATGAGCTGATGCTGGATGCATTGGCAAAGACAACCGATGGCATCGCTACCTCTGAACttcaaaataaaattgttgAGCTGAGCAATGAAATCGAGTTGTATAAGAAGGACCGTGAAGACCTCGAGATGCAAATGGAGCAACTTGCACTTGACTATGAGATCCTGAAGCAAGAGAACCATGACATCTCTTCTAGGCTGGAGCAAACACAGTTGAGGGAGCAGCTAAGGATGCAGTACGAGTGTTCAGCACATTTGTCTATAATAAGCGATCTTGAAGCCAATGTTGAGAGCCTGGAGAATGAACTCCAGGAACAATCCAAAAGATTAGAGGCTGACATACAAGAGGTAATGCGTGCAAAGGTTGAACAAGAGCAAAGGGCCATAAAGGCCGAGGAGTCCCTGAGGAAAGCAAGATGGAACAATGCCACTACTGCTGAACGACTCCAGGAGGAATTCAAGATGTTGTCTTCACAAGTTTCCTCTGCTTTCAGCGCAAATGAACAGTTGCTTATGCAAGCTAGAAAAGAGGCTGCAGAGCTACAGTTACAGAAGGGCCAGTTGGAAGAATTACTACAGAAGGCACAAGAAGATCTTGGATCAATCCAAGAACAACACCGAGTGAAGGTTCAACAGTTACTGACCTTAGTGGATTTCAAGTCAAAGGAGACAGACAGGCTGGTAATGGAGCTTAAAAGCAAGAGTGATGAGTTCCAGAATCAGAAGAGATGCAACGAAGCAAAGTTAAGTGTTCTCTCAGAAGAAATAGATCAACTCAAAGCTAAGATTGAGAATCTGTCAAATGAACGAGACAATCTCTTCGAAGAGAATGAGCAGAAGGACAAGGAATTAGCTGCAAATTGTCAAAAGGATATGTTCTTGCAGGATAGAGATGCTGAGATAGCTTTGCTCAACAAAGAACTTGCTTCAATCAAGGACCAAGTGCAGACATATTTAGAGGAGATAAACActttaaaaagttcaaagaaTGAAAAGGAGGAGATGATCGAGAAGCTGCAATCAGAGATTAGATCGTTGAAATTCGAGTATGACAACCTGAAAATTTTGATGTCCACTAACGACTCTGAGAAACACAACCTTGCTTCCCAAGTGCTGAAGCTTCGGAGAGCCCTTGAAAGCAGGGAGGATGTGAAACAAAATGGTGTCAAATCAGATGAG GACAACCACCATGCTACTTCTAAGCGCATCAAGCATGACGACGGCACCACCGGGAGCTGTAACGTGCTGCCAAGCACCAACAGACACAATGCAAATGGTGACTGCAATGGGCATGACAGGAG GGATGCAGCTCATGATCAGTCGGTAAAGGAGCTGGAAATCCTGAAGGAGAGGAACACTGCACTGGAGGAAGAGCTCAAAGAACTGCACGGGCGGTACTCGGAGATAAGCCTGAAATTCGCGGAAGTCGAAGGCGAGAGGCAGCAGCTGGTGATGACGGTGCGCGCCCTGAAGAACTCCCTGAGGTGA